Below is a genomic region from Kwoniella pini CBS 10737 chromosome 7, complete sequence.
AGAGGAGGTATACTGTAAGCTGATACATCCCAGACATGTCTTGTGAACCGAGTCATGTTAGCTTAATATCCCTTCTGATAGCTGTGAACAGATGGGAACAGGCAAAACTCTGATGTGCCTTTCTCTCATCACGTCGACGTTATATCAACCTACACTTCCTCCTCCCATCAACATTGATATATCACCGATAACGACGGATGTAGCGGAACGCACATATCCTTTCTCGAATGATAGCGATATAAGAGCTCTTACCGGATTTCCTCGCTCACAAACTCGGTTAATGTTCCCATCCTTATTTGAACTTTGTGCGAACATAATTTCTATTCAGGATCCTTCAGCCAAGCGCAGTCCTCTCATTCCCGATATGATGAGACCATCATTAGATAGACGGACGTTCTACTGTACATTACCACTGGATGATGAGTGTGGTCGTTTCGTCAAAAAGAAGACAGCCAGTCAAAAGGTGACAAAAATATATTTAGCGAAGGGGACATTGATCGTCGTACCTCAGATCCTGATACATCAATGGCAAGCTGAGATAGAACATCATCTGGAAAAGGACGCGCTGAAGGTTTATCATGCGGTCAACGAAGAGCTACCGGATATAGAGGACCTGCTGGACTACGATGTGAGTTTCTGGCGCTGACAATTTGACCTGATCCGCTCAGCTTACATGAGACCGACAAGGTGATCTTAATGGACATACTTCGTAAGGTTGTTATCATTTTTGAACCAGATAGTTCTCGCTCATATTTTGGCTTCTCAGGGTTTGGGGCCGAAGAAACGCAGCATCGCCGGGCGAGAGGACTTAAGCCCTCGACTTTGCTTAAAGCTCGATGGAAGAGAATAATCCTCGGTATGTTCATATTCTGAAATAGGTCTCATATCCCAGCTTACTCGGTGCCGTGATTGAAGACGAGGGGCATACTGCTCATTCAAAAATCAGCAATTCCATGATATTTTCGCGGCAACTCAGCGTAGAACGGCGATGGCTTGTCAGTGGAAGTGAGTGCCGATATTGGATATGTGATTCGCGTGCATGCCTGACAGGACCGGTCGTAGCTCCGACACGTCATCTTCAGCAGGGAGGAGAAATCGAATTGGAGGAAATGAACGCAGAACTGGCGCGCAATCATACGAATTCAGAAACCCATCCCCAGAATCCGGTCGAGACAAGAGCTAATGGCATAGGAAGAGCTTGGGATAAGTTTGATCTCGAAGATGCATATAGGATAGGTAGGATGATAGGTGGATTTTTAGCTGCTGAGCCGTTCAAAACTGAAGGTGGTTTCGAGAGAAATGTGATTGCTCCTTTAAGGAATAAAGAGGGACCATCATTTGGGGCTGtaagaagaatgaaataTATCATGAATGGTCTTATGGTCAAACATGCGTGCGTATGATATCAATCTACCCAGCAATCTGTATGCTAAAGACGTGAGATGGTTGGTAGACCGAAAGTCATTGATATCGAAGCTCaattaccaccttcaaccATTGTGACCGAGATGTTGCAATTCGATCCCATGCAAAAGATCACTTATAATGTCCTTGCTGCGCTCGTCGCCAGTAATGTATACACGAGTGAGTGAATTTATCTATAACGCAGCCAGGCTCTAATACAGGCTGACACGTTTGTGCTGGTGACCTGTAGGTGGAGGAGAAGATGTGGACTACTTCCTTCACAAGGACAACCGAGATGCGTTTCTGCGAGTGGTCGATAATCTTCATTTGGCATGTTTTTGGTATTCAGCTAGAGATATGGGTACAGCAGCCTGTCTGGCTCGGACTCAAAATTGGTTGGAGAAACACCCGGATGCAGATATACATGTTAGAGAACAGCTGGGAGAAGCAGTCAAGCATCTACAGACGGCAATTGACACACCGGGATGGGAAGAATGGATGACGAACGCAGTCTCCATGCCATTGAATGGACAATTTCTACCTCCATTAATCAAGGCATCTTGGTCCGACTCGTTCGACACAGATCCAGATATGGTCGATGTACATAGTTTCAACATCCTAAGAGAGCTAAACAGACCTGGCAGAACAGCCCAGGAACTGCATATAGAAGGTTGGGACTATAGAAATGAcaaattagatgaatttcaaaaagaaatgaacAAGTACATGGAAAAGCATGCCAAAGAACAGAAAAAACTTTCTAAAGCCGGAAATTCGACCGCTGCCAAAGCCCCTAAAGCTGTTCTCAAGTCTACATCAAGTCCCAAAAAGGGTGAGAGTCGcagaaaaaggaaaaacaGGGATGAAATCGATGATCAATTAGATGAGGCGGAAACAAATGCTCTTGCTGCAGCTTCAACTTCGGCGGTCTCATCAGCAGAAAAATTGCCCAGGCCTCTACCGGCTGTCATTTATACTAAAAGTAAATCTGCGAAAGCGAATTTCATTGCCAAGACGATATTAGCGGCAGAGAAGGAAGACAAATTCGTCATCTTTGGCGATGCGTACGAATTAGGTCATCTTACGGAAATCCTTGACCTACTAGACATCACCTCGTAAGTATGATATGATCGGGATCTTCAGGATTGCTAACTCGATTCTGGGATCAGTACGTTTGTAGGAAGTGAGCTGTTCACAAAGGATAGGAGAAAAGCTCTAGATAACTTCCAGAAACCGGAAATCAAGGTCTGCTTATTAGATCTAAAAGTCGGTGCTCGAGGACTGTAAGTCATTTGGTCAGGAATGAACTACGGCAACTGAGTGCGGCTGATTCCTGCATCCCGTAGAAACCTAGTCGTAGCTAATCGAGTGATCTTCCTTCGTCCTATTTGGAGTCTTGATGTACAAGCACAAGCTATCAAAGTGAGTCTAAGTTGATACTTACCGCATTTAACGAACGTGCGAATCAGCTGATGTGTATGATTCCAATCTTCAGCGAGTTCATCGGATCGGTCAGACCAGGCCCACAAAGATTCAGATCCTCGTCACCGAAGGCACATTTGAGGAAGATATAGCCAATAGATCTACGAGGAATAGATCTCAAGTGGACGAACAGCTTTACTCTAGGACAATGATCGAAGTAAGTAATCTGCATTATGGGTGTCCAGGCAAAGCTCAAAAGGGATCTGTCTCCGCAGGATCCAAGATTCGTCTACCAATCACGGGAAGAGGAAGACGCTTTCACCGTGCGATTTACTCCCAACAATGAAAGATCGTCGTTTGCTCCGAATGGCATGGGTTCCGATGGCAAAACCTCACATGTTTTAcaagaacaacaacaagttCCGGAGGCACATGGCTTGATACCCGGAGATGAAGGACGCGATATGGCAAGGGGTCAAAATGGTCACGTTGATTTCGCTTTTGACGACACGGTAGACACCCAATCGGTCAAGCAAGAAGAGAAGCCTAAGGCGAAAAAACGAGCGCGAGTCATGTTCGCGTGATCGAAATTACTCTCTTGGGCAGGCTGTAGCGACATAATCACCGCTGTCGTGTTGATGACTCATGTGGAAGATCCGAAACTGGAAGAACAAATGTTGTACCATTATCTGATCCTGCCTGGGTGAAACTCAAAGATTCCCTCAAGCAGTATATCAGCAATGCAATCATTTATCGCATTGCGAAAGGAAATGTCAATCTATAATCTCCAATCCTCCCCTGAAGCTAATTGATTGGCGACCTTTGATCTGTCACCCCATGGTTCGAGGCAACTTTCCTTTAATTGCATAGGAGTTGAAGCCATACAGGAGTGATCGCTCACTCGGTTCATTATGTTTTCATTTGTACAATATCAACTGGTATAAAGCGGACAAGGAAATCACTTGCATTGACTTTCCTGTGACAGATATTCACGTTCAAACAAATTCTGATATTACAGCAAGCAGATATAATGTTTTCAGTCAAGTCGATCACCCAATTAGGTGTCCTAGTTGGTATGCTTGGTAATCAAGTTCTCGCCGACTCAGTCAACAATTTGGACATGCATGCTAAATACAATATCACCCCTGCGGAACACACCCGATTCGTCGACATTAAaacaaatgatattttagcGAGCTATCCGGATGCATACGCCTTCGACGTTTTGGGTGACGAGGGAACTGGATCCAAGACTTTTAAATGGGTATATGTGGATAAAAACGATGAcacaaaagaagaatggtcAATTGAGGTAGGTAACAACTGATGTACTGCATAAAGAGGAAGTGCTGACTGCTGAGAAAACTGGATCGATTGCAATAGTTGACAGCCTATTGCGAGGGGTTCTGGCCGGAGACTGATGTCGCCGTGATCACTTTAAGTTTGGATAGACCTTGGGCAACTCTACAAGCGTCTGAAATAACGAACTCTTGGTTCCAAAGTGACAAAACTACCTACAAATGCAATGTACCCCTTTGTGGCGATGCACCCGCCTTCGGCGTCCCTGCTTACTCATATGTCAGGACGATTACCAGTAGGTCATAAGGGAATATCTGTACCGTATCACTGTAACTGATAGTAAGAATCTGGAATGCGACTGCGGTACAACATATATCATCTGTTGTAGTTTGAACataatatatatgtatattttTGCGGAGCTGTCAGATATCCTAGTCCAGCAAAACGATGGTCCATGGCAAAAACATAAGTTAAGCTGTTAGGCAGCGGTAAAGCTGCAATCGAAATTCACTGTACTGTTCATCCCTGCTAGACTCGATCATCTGCATGTCTGCCCCTTGTGCATGGTATCATGCATCGGGACCTTCGTGATTTTGGTCGAGAGCGGTACATCCTTTGTAAATCtatcaaattgaagattgacTCCTGGAAGGCCTTTGCCTTTCACAGCTTAGGGTTAATTGTTCACCGCAACCTTtgttcttcatttgataacAAGTACAGCATTGATCGGGTTGGCTTGATTGGCGACTATGTACGTGTTTGAGGGCTGTGTACGGATTTATCAGGATTGATATAAAGATCAGAGTAAGCTAGAAGATTGGAAGTGATATCCTTAGCTTTGGtatcaagatcaataaGATACATCGTGGAAGTTCAATTTGGAAAACGGTATAATTTGTCGAGGAAATCATCTTGTGCGAAAATGTTTAGCCGATTCCTCAtctcattcatcatcatttctcAAGGAGTGTCAGCTGTACCAGTCATCGAATCCACATCAGCCAACTTCATAGTAGGGATTCCCCTTTATACAGAGTATGTGGATATAGATCAAACGAAATTCGGAGCAATAAGCGTAGGCATTAATTTAACAATCACCAATACGGCTCAAGAAGACAAAAAAGATTTCAATTGGATCACATATGCCCATCCTGCAGAATTGGATGAAGTAGTTGATAAGCCGCTATGGAATATGTCGGTATGTTTGGAAAACCACTGCTGTGTGCGATAACTATGAGATTCCATAGTCTCTGACGTCGCTTATTTGACATAGTGCACTGCAATTGCCAAGAAAGCATTTGATGGTTTGGCTGAATTTactttgaaagatgaatatcCATGGATAACGGCTGGAGTGAATGCTTCTGGTGTTCAAGATGGTTGGGCTGGTATACAATGTCCGCAGGGACAATGCTTGAGCAATTGCGATGGACATGAACGTCCTGTTATTGACACTGTGAGTTCATCATTTTTGCGTCACAGCTGAATAGCGGAATGAAAGACTAATTATGATGCTACGATTTGCACGCAGTTCCTAAATTCTTATAAATAGCGATGACATTTTGTGTGACCCTTCGTATGCGTTTTGTTGTATGGGAATGCAAAGCATCGTACATAGTGCTTTATCGTCACCGGCGGCATCTATCTTACTTCTTCACGTAGCCGATTCGTGATTAAACACTGCACAACAATCAGCTACAAAGGATGTCAATTAGTTAGTTGTCTCACCCTGTCTCACCTTAAGAAAAGTTTGCGAGGGCATGATACAATTCGAGGGACCGCTTCTTCTATCACTCTATGCATCATCAGGTTCACCGCCATATCCTATAGTTTAGCTTCTCGCTTTTTTAATCCCTCCTCTTTATCCTCGCCAACAGCTCCACCTTCAATCAGACCCCTAGCCTCGAGCCCTCTTAGATCAGCTCTTACGACACCTTCCTGAGCCGTCACAGCTATCAATATTCCTTCTTGCGTATAAACGCTGCCTTGTACAACACCTCGTCCACTTCCCACATTCACACTCTGCGATTCCATGACGTGTAGTAGTGGTGCGGATGGATCGAAGTCATCGGGGAATGGATAAAAATGTATGGAATGATCAAGCGACGCGAGCATGCCTATTCTTGGACTGGAGCTTTGATGTAATCCTACAGACCGCGAAGCAGTACCAATGAACTGGAAATCCGTCATATAAGCGATCATTGCCTGTTCGAGTTCACGTTAGCTCTTTCTAGAACCGGGTTTGAATTTCActtgactcactttgacAGTTTCTGTATCTGGCTTTTCGGTGGGATCCAACCGAGCTCGTAACCAGCTCATGCGCGTGTTTTGCACTCCGTCCTCTGCATCTGAATATTGCGATTCCTCACGGCCATTAAACCTGGCTCGTGAGATCCCTACAGGAGATTCTCTTCGCTCCTACTCAATTGAAGTCAGCCCTGGCGCATTTTGTCTTGTCTCAAGCGATCACTGGAGGAATATGCAAACTCACTCGTATATACTCTTCCAAAAAGCGTCTCCTAGCACCCGTCCAGTCTTTGCATTTCTCGTCGAAAAACTTCTGCCATCGATCTTCTTCCGGATAACATTCTTCGTAAGGCTTGAGGTTTGGCGGGAAAGGTGTTTGGTAATTTGCCTTAACGGTTGAGGCTCCCATTTTGCGTTTTCCTTTAGGAGATTTCGCTTCGCTTTGTGACAGCGAAAAGCGTAAAGTATGAGACACTTTCATTTTGTCTTGTTGTTTGGTATCCGACGTTTCTCCTAATGTTGATGCTCCAAAATTCTCAGGTAAGATAGTAGGAGGGACAGTGTAACTGGCCAAAAGGACAAAGACTTCCCTATCGCCTTGATAAGCCCTAACTAGTCTATTGGAATAGCTTTTCCCATCTCTAAGCCTTTCCACCCTATACTCTATATCTGGATGTGCAAATGCCGGTAATAAGAAGTAGCAGTGCATACTATGCAGACCTAAAGGTGGATATATTGTGCGTGCTGAAGCAGCAAGGGATTGAGCAATGACTTGACCACCGAAGACCCCCCTTGCTCCGGATGGGACCCATAGTGGCTTCGAAATTGCGAAGTCGGGCGTCAAAAGATGTGGTGTGACACCAACTGTGTCAGTCAGACGGGCGCTGAAAGGAGCCATGACGACTTTGGGGTTTCGATTAGAGAAAAATGTAGGAAAGAGTGAGTGCAACAATCCAGTTATCAATTGTCGTCCACTTGAGGCGACGAGGAACGATATCTGAAAACCCCTTGAACTCGGTTAAAGCTGAGCGCGCAATAACCGGGCCCGGGCAATGACACAGTTGCTAAGAGTATAGTCTTAAATGATATTCGCTTCACCCCTACGAAAAATATGACAACCTAGCACGTATCAATGCGAAGTCTGGATCTCATTCGAGCCTTCTGATATAGTGAAATCGTCTCAAACATGCGCCTCCACCAGTCGGATGTGGAATCTAGGCAACTGTCAATGACGCATCTGACGCGAAGAATATCATTCGAAGCTCGATACACCTTTTACTTTACTGAGGAAATCTCGCTATACTGTAGCTAAACGTCATTTACAATCTTGCACACGCTTTAGTGACTTAGCTGGCATAAGGTTTTCCTTTCCAAGCGCAACGCACCTTTCACTTCAAACCAGTGAGGCTTTCTCACTATCTGAAGGCGTCATCGACAGACTGGCACTCTTCTCAATGATGCCTTCTCGCATTTAGACGTCCTTTGTTGTCATGAAGGCATCCTCGTCACCGACTCTGAAGTGCGATCAACCAGGACTTCGTCCTATGTCCTACCTTAGTGGTACTGATTGTGCAAATCTCCTGTCTGTCATGGCTATAAAAGGCTGATGACTGCTAGAAAGTTTTCTGCTCTTTCATTCACTACAAgccttcatcttcatacATCGCTTTATTTGTTGACTGATTCGAATACAAGATGGAGCATCTCAACCCCAACGCTAACGATGAATGGGATGACCAAGACGATCCCAGATGCCTTACAGTCGCGCAACAGTACTACTTCCACACCCCTGAAGGCAAGAAGCCCTACTTGTCCAGCACCCCACCCGAACATCATTACGCGCCGCGTGTTAACCCCGTTGTTGAGCTCAACAAAAGTTCTAAACCCATTGCTGAGCTATACGAAAGGCCTAAATCGGTTGCTGAGCTCGACAAAAGTC
It encodes:
- a CDS encoding acyl-CoA thioesterase II; its protein translation is MAPFSARLTDTVGVTPHLLTPDFAISKPLWVPSGARGVFGGQVIAQSLAASARTIYPPLGLHSMHCYFLLPAFAHPDIEYRVERLRDGKSYSNRLVRAYQGDREVFVLLASYTVPPTILPENFGASTLGETSDTKQQDKMKVSHTLRFSLSQSEAKSPKGKRKMGASTVKANYQTPFPPNLKPYEECYPEEDRWQKFFDEKCKDWTGARRRFLEEYIRERRESPVGISRARFNGREESQYSDAEDGVQNTRMSWLRARLDPTEKPDTETVKAMIAYMTDFQFIGTASRSVGLHQSSSPRIGMLASLDHSIHFYPFPDDFDPSAPLLHVMESQSVNVGSGRGVVQGSVYTQEGILIAVTAQEGVVRADLRGLEARGLIEGGAVGEDKEEGLKKREAKL